A portion of the Pseudomonas sp. PSE14 genome contains these proteins:
- a CDS encoding nitrate/nitrite transporter — protein sequence MLSHRQKQYSVLGMSTLAFAVNFAVWTMFSIIGIRIKEELGLSEAQFGLMVALPILTGSLVRLPLGLITDRFGGRIVFFIHMLLVAIPIYGLAFATLYWHYLVLGLFVGLAGGSFAVGIAYTSSWFEKERQGTAMGIFGAGNAGAAITNLVAPMIVVAVGWRMVPQIYSVAMLVTALLFWFCTWTDPAHTKGGDADPSRPRPTLAKQLAPLGELRVWRFGLYYFFVFGGFVALALWLPKYYIAEYGLDLRTASFITMLFTLPSGLIRALGGWFSDHYGARAVNWGVFWICLVCLFFLSYPPTTMTIHGIKGDVSLGIGLNVWLFTFLVFVVGIAQGFGKASVYRIIHDYYPQNMGTVGGMVGVIGGLGGFCLPILFGYAADRIGVRSSCFMLLFGLTVICMVWMHYAIKQQQRRDGQAPAADVDATPIPSSSIPR from the coding sequence ATGCTGTCCCATCGTCAGAAACAGTACTCCGTGCTCGGCATGAGCACACTGGCGTTCGCCGTGAACTTCGCGGTCTGGACGATGTTTTCGATCATCGGTATTCGCATCAAGGAGGAGCTGGGGCTGTCAGAAGCCCAGTTCGGCCTGATGGTGGCGTTGCCGATCCTTACCGGTTCGCTGGTGCGCCTGCCGCTGGGGTTGATCACCGACCGCTTCGGCGGGCGCATCGTGTTCTTCATCCACATGCTGCTGGTGGCCATCCCGATCTACGGCCTGGCCTTCGCCACGCTCTACTGGCACTACCTGGTGCTCGGTCTGTTCGTCGGTCTGGCCGGCGGCTCCTTCGCGGTAGGCATCGCCTACACCTCCTCGTGGTTCGAGAAGGAACGCCAGGGCACCGCCATGGGCATCTTCGGCGCCGGCAATGCGGGCGCGGCGATCACCAACCTGGTGGCGCCGATGATCGTGGTCGCCGTCGGCTGGCGCATGGTCCCGCAGATCTACTCGGTGGCCATGCTGGTGACCGCGCTGCTGTTCTGGTTCTGCACCTGGACGGACCCGGCCCACACCAAGGGCGGCGACGCCGACCCGAGCCGTCCGCGGCCGACCCTGGCCAAGCAGCTGGCGCCGCTGGGCGAGCTGCGCGTGTGGCGCTTCGGCCTGTACTACTTCTTCGTCTTCGGCGGCTTCGTCGCCCTGGCCCTGTGGCTGCCCAAGTACTACATCGCCGAGTACGGCCTGGACCTGCGCACCGCGTCCTTCATCACCATGCTGTTCACCCTGCCGTCGGGCCTGATCCGTGCCCTGGGCGGCTGGTTCAGCGACCACTACGGCGCCCGTGCGGTGAACTGGGGCGTGTTCTGGATCTGCCTGGTCTGCCTCTTCTTCCTGTCCTATCCGCCGACCACCATGACCATCCACGGCATCAAGGGTGACGTCAGCCTCGGCATCGGCCTGAACGTCTGGCTGTTCACCTTCCTGGTGTTCGTCGTCGGCATCGCCCAGGGCTTCGGCAAGGCCAGCGTGTACCGGATCATCCACGACTACTACCCGCAGAACATGGGCACCGTCGGCGGCATGGTCGGGGTCATCGGCGGCCTCGGCGGCTTCTGCCTGCCCATCCTGTTCGGCTACGCCGCCGACCGCATCGGCGTGCGCTCCTCCTGCTTCATGTTGCTGTTCGGCCTGACCGTGATCTGCATGGTCTGGATGCACTACGCGATCAAGCAGCAACAGCGTCGCGACGGCCAGGCCCCGGCGGCCGATGTCGACGCCACCCCCATTCCTTCTTCGTCAATCCCGAGGTAG
- a CDS encoding U32 family peptidase gives MKLSLGPVLFYWDRRTLLDFYAQMAEQPLDVITLGETVCSKRRALSLDDWLGLGRELQQQGRAQILISGLALIEAASELSALRRLCGNGELQVEANDMGAVQILSGLGVEFVGGPALNVYNGHTLAELHAAGLRRWVPPVECSGEQIHAVIEQARELGISEVETEVFAYGHLPLAYSARCFTARAENRPKDDCQFCCMNYPEGMSMLSQEGFPLFTLNGIQTMSGEASNLLADYASLRDCGADWLRLSPRAEGMVDVVQAFDRVRNGATPPLAVDGCNGYWHGRAGMLRSDEVNLC, from the coding sequence ATGAAACTGAGCTTAGGCCCGGTGCTGTTCTACTGGGACCGCCGGACACTCCTGGATTTTTATGCGCAGATGGCCGAACAGCCGCTGGACGTGATCACCCTCGGCGAGACCGTCTGCTCCAAGCGCCGTGCACTGTCGCTGGATGACTGGCTCGGCCTTGGCCGTGAGCTGCAGCAGCAGGGCAGGGCGCAGATTCTCATCTCGGGATTGGCGCTGATCGAGGCGGCCTCGGAGCTCTCCGCGCTGCGCCGGCTGTGCGGGAACGGCGAGTTGCAGGTCGAGGCCAACGACATGGGCGCAGTGCAGATTCTCTCCGGCCTCGGCGTCGAGTTCGTCGGCGGCCCTGCGCTCAACGTCTACAACGGCCACACGCTGGCGGAACTGCATGCTGCCGGATTGCGCCGCTGGGTGCCGCCGGTGGAGTGCTCCGGCGAGCAGATCCACGCGGTAATCGAGCAGGCCCGCGAGCTGGGTATCAGCGAGGTGGAGACCGAGGTGTTCGCCTACGGCCACTTGCCGCTCGCCTACTCGGCGCGCTGCTTCACCGCTCGCGCGGAAAACCGTCCCAAGGACGACTGCCAGTTCTGCTGCATGAACTACCCGGAGGGCATGTCGATGCTCAGCCAGGAGGGTTTCCCGCTGTTCACTCTCAACGGCATCCAGACGATGTCCGGCGAGGCCAGCAACCTGTTGGCGGACTACGCCTCGCTGCGTGATTGCGGCGCCGATTGGTTGCGCCTGAGCCCGCGTGCGGAAGGCATGGTGGACGTCGTGCAGGCCTTCGACCGCGTGCGCAATGGCGCCACGCCGCCGCTGGCGGTGGACGGTTGCAACGGATACTGGCATGGCCGAGCGGGCATGCTGCGCAGTGATGAGGTGAACCTGTGCTGA
- a CDS encoding nitrate reductase subunit alpha, with protein sequence MSYLLDRLQFFKKKQGEFADGHGEVSNESRAWENSYRQRWQHDKIVRSTHGVNCTGSCSWKIYVKNGLITWETQQTDYPRTRPDLPNHEPRGCPRGASYSWYIYSANRLKYPKVRKPLLKLWREARAVHNDPVDAWASIVEDSAKAKSYKSERGLGGFVRSSWNEVTEIIAAANVYTAKTYGPDRVIGFSPIPAMSMVSYAAGARYLSLIGGVCLSFYDWYCDLPPASPQIWGEQTDVPESADWYNSSYIIAWGSNVPQTRTPDAHFFTEVRYKGTKTVAVTPDYSEVAKLTDLWLNPKQGTDAALGMAFGHVILKEFHLDKPSAYFVDYCRQYTDMPMLVLLEPHEGGVLKPTRYLRAADLANNLGQGNNPEWKTIGLDEISGELVSPTGAIGYRWGESGKWNIEEKEGGEKRDTRLALTLIDGPEKACDVAFPYFAGQEHPHFKGVDNDEVLVRRVPFREVTGADGQTLRVATVYDLQMANYSVDRGLGGGNVAASYTDADVPYTPAWQARITGVPAARAIQVAREFADSADKTHGKAMVIIGAAMNHWYHMDMNYRAVINMLMMCGCIGQSGGGWAHYVGQEKLRPQTGWVPLAFGTDWSRPPRQMNGTSFFYLHSSQWRHEKISMHEVLSPLADTKQFPEHALDYNIRAERMGWLPSAPQLNRNPLRIAADAEKAGIPVQDYVVRELKAGNLRVASEQPDDPQNFPRNMFIWRSNLLGSSGKGHEYMLKYLLGAKNGVMNDDLGKAGGPCPGEVDWVEQGAEGKLDLVTTLDFRMSSTCMYSDIVLPTATWYEKDDLNTSDMHPFIHPLSAATDPAWEAKSDWEIYKAIARKFSEVSVGHLGVEKDLVTVPLLHDTANELAQPFGGSDWKKGECEPVPGRSMPTLHVVERDYPNTYKKFTSLGPLLDKLGNGGKGIGWNTDKEIKLLGELNHRVTEPGISEGRPRIESAIDAAEVILALAPETNGQVAVKAWEALSKFTGRDHTHLALPKEEEKIRFRDVQAQPRKIISSPTWSGLEDEHVSYNAGYTNVHEMIPWRTLTGRQQFYQDHPWMQAFGEGFVSYRPPVNTRSTDKLFNKKPNGHTEITLNWITPHQKWGIHSTYSDNLLMLTLSRGGPIIWMSENDARRAGIEDNDWVEVFNANGAATCRAVVSQRVKDGMVMMYHAQERIVNLPGSETTGTRGGHHNSVTRVVLKPTHMIGGYAQQAWGFNYYGTVGCNRDEFVVVRKMNKVDWLDEPEQGGLGGDALPQPLPQDI encoded by the coding sequence ATGAGTTACCTGCTCGACCGCCTGCAATTCTTCAAGAAGAAGCAGGGCGAATTCGCCGATGGTCATGGCGAAGTCAGCAACGAGAGCCGTGCCTGGGAAAACAGTTACCGGCAGCGCTGGCAGCACGACAAGATCGTGCGTTCCACCCACGGGGTGAACTGCACCGGCTCGTGCTCCTGGAAGATCTACGTGAAGAACGGCCTGATCACTTGGGAAACCCAGCAGACCGATTACCCGCGGACCCGCCCGGACCTGCCCAACCACGAGCCGCGCGGCTGCCCCCGTGGCGCCAGCTACTCCTGGTACATCTACAGCGCCAACCGCCTGAAGTACCCCAAGGTGCGCAAGCCGCTGCTCAAGCTCTGGCGTGAAGCTCGCGCTGTTCACAACGACCCGGTGGACGCCTGGGCCAGCATCGTCGAAGACTCGGCCAAGGCGAAAAGCTACAAGAGCGAGCGCGGCCTGGGCGGCTTCGTGCGTTCGAGCTGGAACGAAGTCACCGAGATCATCGCCGCCGCCAACGTCTACACCGCCAAGACCTATGGCCCGGACCGCGTCATCGGCTTCTCGCCGATCCCGGCGATGTCCATGGTCAGCTACGCTGCCGGCGCCCGTTACCTGTCGCTGATCGGCGGCGTGTGCCTGTCCTTCTACGACTGGTACTGCGACCTGCCGCCTGCGTCCCCGCAGATCTGGGGCGAGCAGACCGACGTGCCGGAATCGGCCGACTGGTACAACTCCAGCTACATCATCGCCTGGGGCTCCAACGTCCCGCAGACCCGTACCCCCGACGCGCACTTCTTCACCGAGGTCCGCTACAAGGGCACCAAGACCGTGGCCGTCACCCCGGACTATTCCGAAGTGGCCAAGCTCACCGACCTCTGGCTCAACCCCAAGCAGGGCACCGACGCTGCGCTGGGCATGGCCTTCGGTCACGTCATCCTCAAGGAATTCCACCTCGACAAACCCAGCGCCTACTTCGTCGACTACTGCCGCCAGTACACCGACATGCCAATGCTGGTGCTGCTCGAACCGCACGAAGGCGGCGTGCTCAAGCCGACCCGCTACCTGCGCGCGGCGGACCTGGCGAACAACCTCGGCCAGGGCAACAACCCCGAGTGGAAGACCATCGGCCTGGACGAAATCTCCGGCGAGCTGGTTTCGCCCACTGGCGCCATCGGCTACCGCTGGGGCGAGTCCGGCAAGTGGAACATCGAGGAGAAGGAAGGCGGCGAGAAGCGTGACACCCGCCTGGCCCTGACCCTGATCGACGGCCCGGAAAAGGCCTGCGACGTGGCCTTCCCATACTTCGCCGGGCAAGAGCATCCGCACTTCAAGGGCGTGGACAACGACGAGGTGCTGGTGCGCCGCGTGCCGTTCCGCGAAGTGACTGGCGCCGACGGCCAGACCCTGCGCGTCGCCACCGTGTATGACCTGCAGATGGCCAACTACAGCGTCGATCGTGGCCTGGGCGGCGGCAACGTGGCCGCGTCCTACACCGACGCCGACGTGCCCTACACCCCGGCCTGGCAGGCGCGCATCACCGGTGTGCCGGCGGCGCGCGCCATCCAGGTGGCCCGTGAGTTCGCCGACAGCGCCGACAAGACCCACGGCAAGGCCATGGTCATCATCGGCGCGGCGATGAACCACTGGTACCACATGGACATGAACTACCGCGCGGTCATCAACATGCTGATGATGTGCGGTTGCATCGGCCAGAGCGGTGGCGGCTGGGCGCACTATGTGGGCCAGGAAAAACTCCGCCCGCAGACCGGCTGGGTCCCGCTGGCGTTCGGCACCGACTGGAGCCGTCCGCCACGGCAGATGAACGGCACCAGCTTCTTCTACCTGCACAGCTCGCAATGGCGCCACGAGAAGATCTCGATGCACGAGGTTCTTTCCCCGCTGGCCGATACCAAACAATTCCCTGAGCACGCGCTGGACTACAACATCCGCGCCGAGCGTATGGGCTGGTTGCCGTCCGCCCCGCAGCTCAACCGCAACCCGCTGCGCATCGCCGCCGACGCCGAGAAGGCCGGTATTCCGGTGCAGGACTACGTAGTGCGCGAGCTCAAGGCCGGCAACCTGCGCGTGGCCAGTGAGCAGCCGGACGATCCGCAGAACTTCCCGCGCAACATGTTCATCTGGCGCTCCAACCTGCTCGGCTCCTCGGGCAAGGGCCACGAGTACATGCTCAAGTACCTGCTGGGCGCTAAGAACGGCGTGATGAACGACGACCTCGGCAAGGCCGGCGGCCCGTGCCCGGGCGAAGTCGATTGGGTCGAGCAGGGCGCCGAAGGCAAGCTGGACCTGGTCACCACCCTGGACTTCCGCATGTCCTCCACCTGCATGTATTCGGACATCGTCCTGCCGACCGCGACCTGGTACGAGAAGGACGACCTCAACACCTCCGACATGCACCCCTTCATCCACCCGCTGTCCGCCGCTACCGATCCGGCGTGGGAAGCCAAGAGCGACTGGGAAATCTACAAGGCCATCGCCAGGAAGTTCTCCGAGGTTTCCGTCGGTCACCTGGGTGTGGAGAAGGACCTGGTCACCGTGCCGCTGCTGCACGACACCGCCAACGAACTCGCGCAGCCTTTCGGCGGCAGCGACTGGAAGAAGGGCGAGTGCGAACCGGTTCCCGGCCGCAGCATGCCGACCCTGCATGTGGTCGAGCGTGACTACCCGAACACCTACAAGAAATTCACCTCCCTCGGCCCGCTGCTGGACAAGCTCGGCAACGGCGGCAAGGGCATCGGCTGGAACACCGACAAGGAAATCAAGCTGCTCGGCGAGCTGAACCATCGGGTGACCGAACCGGGCATCAGCGAAGGCCGTCCGCGCATCGAGAGCGCCATCGACGCCGCCGAGGTGATCCTTGCCCTGGCACCGGAAACCAATGGCCAGGTGGCCGTGAAGGCCTGGGAAGCACTGTCGAAGTTCACTGGTCGCGACCACACCCACCTGGCGCTGCCCAAGGAAGAAGAGAAGATCCGCTTCCGCGACGTCCAGGCGCAGCCGCGCAAGATCATCTCCAGTCCCACCTGGTCGGGCCTCGAAGATGAGCACGTGAGCTACAACGCCGGCTACACCAACGTCCACGAAATGATCCCGTGGCGCACCCTCACCGGTCGCCAGCAGTTCTACCAGGATCACCCGTGGATGCAGGCCTTCGGCGAGGGTTTCGTCAGCTACCGGCCGCCGGTCAACACCCGCAGCACCGACAAGCTGTTCAACAAGAAGCCCAACGGCCACACCGAGATCACCCTGAACTGGATCACCCCGCACCAGAAGTGGGGCATCCACTCCACCTACAGCGACAACCTGCTGATGCTCACCCTGTCGCGCGGTGGCCCGATCATCTGGATGAGCGAGAACGACGCCAGGCGCGCCGGCATCGAGGACAACGACTGGGTCGAAGTCTTCAACGCCAACGGCGCCGCGACCTGCCGCGCGGTGGTCAGCCAGCGCGTGAAGGACGGCATGGTGATGATGTACCACGCCCAGGAACGCATCGTGAACCTGCCGGGCAGCGAAACCACCGGCACCCGCGGCGGCCACCACAACTCGGTGACCCGCGTGGTCCTCAAACCCACCCACATGATCGGCGGCTACGCCCAGCAGGCGTGGGGCTTCAACTACTACGGCACCGTCGGCTGCAACCGCGACGAGTTCGTCGTGGTGCGCAAGATGAACAAGGTCGACTGGCTCGACGAGCCGGAGCAGGGCGGGCTGGGCGGTGACGCCCTGCCGCAACCGCTGCCCCAGGACATTTGA
- a CDS encoding putative zinc-binding protein, translating into MPPSPHLPLVYSCSGCSNLAQLANDLALRLDRDGLAEMSCIAGVGGDVPALVKKACSGRRIIALDGCHLHCVQNCLARHGVKARHEITLTEYGLKKRYGQDAPVQDFEMLYEELQFLVRTPA; encoded by the coding sequence ATGCCGCCCTCGCCGCACCTGCCCCTCGTCTATTCCTGCTCCGGCTGCTCCAACCTCGCGCAGTTGGCCAATGACCTCGCCCTGCGCCTGGACCGTGACGGACTGGCGGAGATGTCCTGCATCGCGGGAGTCGGCGGTGATGTGCCGGCACTGGTGAAGAAAGCCTGCTCCGGCCGACGGATCATTGCCCTCGACGGCTGCCACCTGCACTGCGTGCAGAACTGCCTGGCACGCCACGGAGTGAAGGCCAGGCATGAGATCACCCTGACCGAATATGGCCTGAAGAAACGCTACGGCCAGGACGCGCCGGTGCAGGATTTCGAGATGCTCTACGAGGAACTGCAGTTCCTCGTGCGCACCCCGGCCTGA
- a CDS encoding NarK family nitrate/nitrite MFS transporter, translating into MGMINTQLKAASGPLLIDWRPEDSEFWAQSGKRIAARNLWISIPALLLAFAVWMIWSTVTVRLNAAGFSFSNDQLFLLAALPSISGATLRVFYSFMVPMVGGRRWTALSTASLLIPCIWLGFAVQEPSTPYWVFATIALLCGFGGGNFASSMSNISFFYPKNQQGTALGLNAGLGNLGVSVMQFAVPLAVAGGLFGAFGGEPQQLSDGGRLFLQNAGWIWVPFIAVVSIAAWFGMNDIADAKASFREQSVIFKRKHNWLMCWLYVATFGSFIGFSAGFAMLSKTQFPDINPLQYAFLGPLVGALSRPLGGWLADKFGGARITLWNYAAMIAGVFAVISFLPGASGAGSFFGFLGSFIALFFFAGIGNGSTFRMIPVIFRNEWAARLKQGGFSEAQATKNASMESAAVIGFSAAIGAFGGFFIPKAFGTSLAMTGSAEGALYLFVAYYLSCIVATWWWYARKGAESPC; encoded by the coding sequence ATGGGCATGATCAACACCCAACTCAAAGCCGCCAGCGGTCCGCTGCTGATCGACTGGCGCCCCGAGGACTCCGAGTTCTGGGCGCAGAGCGGCAAGCGTATCGCCGCACGCAACCTGTGGATCTCGATTCCCGCGCTGCTGCTGGCCTTTGCCGTGTGGATGATCTGGAGCACCGTCACCGTGCGCCTGAACGCCGCCGGTTTCAGCTTCAGCAACGACCAGCTGTTCCTGCTTGCCGCGCTGCCGTCGATTTCCGGCGCCACCCTGCGGGTGTTCTATTCCTTCATGGTGCCGATGGTCGGTGGCCGTCGCTGGACTGCGCTGTCCACTGCCTCGCTGCTGATCCCTTGCATCTGGCTGGGCTTCGCGGTGCAGGAGCCGAGCACGCCTTACTGGGTGTTCGCCACCATCGCGCTGCTGTGCGGCTTCGGCGGCGGCAACTTCGCTTCCAGCATGTCCAACATCAGCTTCTTCTACCCGAAGAACCAGCAGGGCACCGCTCTGGGCCTGAACGCTGGCCTGGGCAACCTGGGCGTCTCGGTGATGCAGTTCGCCGTCCCGCTGGCCGTGGCCGGCGGTCTGTTCGGCGCCTTTGGCGGCGAGCCGCAGCAACTCAGTGACGGCGGTCGCCTGTTCCTGCAGAACGCCGGCTGGATCTGGGTGCCTTTCATCGCCGTGGTCTCCATCGCCGCCTGGTTCGGCATGAACGACATTGCCGATGCCAAGGCCTCGTTCCGTGAGCAGTCGGTGATCTTCAAGCGCAAGCACAACTGGCTGATGTGCTGGCTGTACGTGGCCACCTTCGGCTCGTTCATCGGCTTCTCCGCCGGCTTCGCCATGCTCAGCAAGACCCAGTTCCCGGACATCAACCCGCTGCAGTACGCCTTCCTCGGCCCGCTGGTGGGTGCCCTGAGCCGGCCGCTGGGCGGCTGGCTGGCGGACAAGTTCGGCGGCGCGCGCATCACCCTGTGGAACTACGCGGCAATGATCGCCGGCGTGTTCGCGGTGATCAGCTTCCTGCCCGGTGCGAGCGGCGCCGGCAGCTTCTTCGGCTTCCTCGGCTCCTTCATCGCACTGTTCTTCTTCGCCGGCATCGGCAACGGCAGCACCTTCCGCATGATCCCGGTGATCTTCCGCAATGAGTGGGCCGCGCGCCTGAAACAAGGCGGCTTCAGCGAGGCCCAGGCAACCAAGAACGCCAGCATGGAATCGGCCGCGGTGATCGGTTTCTCCGCCGCTATCGGCGCGTTCGGCGGCTTCTTCATTCCCAAGGCGTTCGGCACCTCGCTGGCCATGACCGGCAGCGCCGAGGGCGCCCTGTACCTGTTCGTCGCCTACTACCTGAGCTGCATCGTCGCCACCTGGTGGTGGTACGCGCGCAAGGGCGCGGAAAGCCCCTGTTGA
- a CDS encoding histidine kinase produces the protein MNTVHSTEPSASDRFFVGSPPAGRPSLRKSIVVRFGCYLTLLVSLALAGMFSALLFADYSHQDAAVINQAGSLRMLTYRLALDPSPINRQALQSTLRARMDSEEINRLLRRADADAPIRRQHEQLRQELSKLDLAQAPALETLDTFVSHIDAFVGTLQSNAEQRSQMLSTVQGLCLFLSLLVVFISLYDLSYHVVGPLRDLTSTARRLGQGDLSARVSSSGEDELSQLGERFNQMATELQAIYRELEARVEDKTRDLSNSHQRLELLYASARRLGQDPYDERTLQPLLNQLERVLQAGKVTLCLNKDGVERAYTSLTTDGITGGFCLQGNCGDCRAQAEHCSEPTKGLNPLLMQPLSIGEHRFGELFIETASGRLEDWQRQFVEGFCDNIARTFALSLQQEQENRLALFAERGTIARELHDSLAQSLSYLKIQVSRLATLLKREAPAEKIDETLDELREGLNSAYRQLRELLTTFRLSLEQSSLEAALVKTVEEFGERGDLAIELDNRMAHIPLNPNEEIHILQIVREALSNVVRHARASHAKVSLAEDADDQVCITIDDDGVGFDPAQSRNGHYGLSIMRERSQTLEANFSIAPRMPQGTRVSVRFTHKPLSQSPETHP, from the coding sequence ATGAATACGGTGCACTCGACCGAACCCTCCGCCAGCGACCGATTCTTTGTGGGTAGTCCCCCCGCCGGGCGCCCTTCCCTGCGCAAATCCATCGTCGTGCGCTTCGGCTGCTACCTCACCCTGCTGGTGTCGCTGGCGCTGGCCGGCATGTTCAGCGCCCTGCTGTTCGCCGACTATTCGCACCAGGACGCGGCGGTGATCAACCAGGCCGGTTCCCTGCGCATGCTCACCTACCGCCTGGCGCTGGACCCATCGCCGATCAACCGCCAGGCCCTGCAATCCACCCTGCGCGCGCGCATGGACAGCGAGGAGATCAACCGCCTGCTGCGCCGCGCCGATGCCGACGCGCCAATCCGCCGGCAACACGAACAACTGCGCCAGGAGCTGAGCAAGCTCGACCTGGCCCAGGCCCCGGCGCTAGAGACGCTGGACACCTTCGTCAGCCATATCGATGCCTTCGTCGGCACGCTGCAGAGCAACGCCGAGCAGCGCTCGCAGATGCTCAGCACGGTGCAGGGCCTGTGCCTGTTCCTCAGCCTGCTGGTGGTCTTCATCAGCCTCTACGACCTGAGCTACCACGTGGTCGGCCCCTTGCGCGACCTCACCAGCACCGCCCGCCGGCTCGGCCAGGGCGACCTCAGCGCGCGGGTCAGCAGCAGCGGCGAGGATGAGCTGAGTCAGCTGGGCGAACGCTTCAACCAGATGGCGACGGAACTGCAGGCCATCTACCGCGAGCTGGAAGCGCGGGTGGAAGACAAGACCCGCGACCTCTCCAACAGCCACCAGCGCCTGGAACTGCTCTACGCCAGCGCCCGCCGCCTGGGCCAGGACCCCTACGACGAACGTACCCTGCAACCGCTGCTGAACCAGCTCGAACGCGTGCTGCAAGCCGGCAAGGTGACCTTGTGCCTGAACAAGGACGGCGTCGAACGCGCCTACACCTCGCTGACCACCGACGGCATCACCGGCGGCTTCTGCCTGCAGGGCAACTGCGGCGACTGCCGTGCCCAGGCCGAGCACTGCAGCGAACCGACCAAGGGGCTCAACCCGTTGCTGATGCAGCCGCTGTCCATTGGCGAGCACCGCTTCGGCGAGCTGTTCATCGAGACTGCCAGCGGCCGTCTGGAAGACTGGCAGCGGCAGTTCGTAGAAGGCTTCTGCGACAACATCGCGCGCACCTTCGCCCTGTCCCTGCAACAGGAGCAGGAGAACCGCCTGGCGCTGTTCGCCGAGCGCGGCACCATCGCCCGCGAACTGCACGACTCACTGGCGCAATCGCTGTCCTACCTGAAGATCCAGGTCAGCCGCCTGGCCACCCTGCTCAAGCGCGAAGCGCCCGCGGAAAAGATCGACGAAACCCTCGACGAGCTGCGCGAAGGACTCAACAGCGCCTACCGCCAGTTGCGCGAACTGCTTACCACCTTCCGCCTGAGTCTGGAGCAATCCAGCCTGGAGGCGGCGCTGGTGAAGACGGTGGAGGAGTTCGGCGAGCGTGGCGACCTGGCCATCGAGCTGGACAACCGCATGGCGCACATCCCGCTCAACCCCAACGAGGAAATCCACATCCTGCAGATCGTCCGCGAGGCGCTGTCCAACGTGGTGCGCCATGCCCGCGCCAGCCACGCGAAGGTCAGCCTTGCCGAGGATGCCGACGACCAGGTGTGCATCACCATCGACGACGACGGCGTCGGCTTTGACCCAGCGCAGAGCCGCAATGGGCACTATGGGCTTAGCATCATGCGGGAGCGCAGCCAGACCCTAGAGGCGAACTTCAGCATCGCCCCACGCATGCCGCAGGGCACCCGCGTCAGCGTGCGCTTCACCCACAAACCCCTGTCGCAGTCCCCGGAGACCCACCCATGA
- the narL gene encoding two-component system response regulator NarL: MTATPTDDRARILLVDDHPMMRKGVVQLLEFEDDLQVVGEAGSGEEALRLAAELEPDMILLDLNMKGMTGLDTLRAMREQGVDARIVVFTVSDDRNDVINVLRAGADGYLLKDMEPERLLEHIRQAATGQLTISPQLTQVLAQALRGDDRPKGIEELTDRERQILRQLAHGYSNKMIARKLDITEGTVKVHVKRVLHKLGMRSRVEAAVWAVENHLV; the protein is encoded by the coding sequence ATGACGGCCACCCCCACCGACGACCGCGCGCGCATCCTGCTCGTCGACGACCACCCGATGATGCGCAAGGGCGTGGTTCAGCTGCTGGAGTTCGAGGACGACCTGCAGGTCGTGGGTGAAGCCGGCAGCGGCGAGGAAGCGCTGCGCCTGGCTGCGGAGCTGGAACCGGACATGATCCTGCTCGACCTCAACATGAAGGGCATGACCGGCCTCGACACCCTGCGCGCCATGCGCGAACAGGGCGTGGACGCACGCATCGTGGTGTTCACCGTCTCCGATGATCGCAACGACGTGATCAACGTCCTGCGTGCCGGCGCCGACGGCTATCTGCTCAAGGACATGGAACCCGAGCGCCTGCTCGAACACATCCGCCAGGCCGCCACCGGCCAGCTCACCATCAGCCCCCAACTGACCCAGGTGCTGGCCCAGGCGCTGCGCGGCGACGACCGCCCCAAGGGCATCGAGGAGCTCACCGACCGCGAACGGCAGATTCTGCGCCAGCTCGCCCACGGCTACAGCAACAAGATGATCGCGCGCAAACTCGACATCACCGAAGGCACGGTGAAGGTCCACGTGAAGCGCGTGCTGCACAAGCTGGGGATGCGTTCGCGCGTCGAAGCGGCGGTGTGGGCGGTGGAGAACCACCTGGTCTGA
- a CDS encoding SCP2 sterol-binding domain-containing protein encodes MLTLETGALRAADRLLPLAARVPSGLQRAVLQRAANRLFADALAEGAFDILDGHWLRLEVSDLGLAWSFTHDRNGLRFADACSPSVTIRGSWRDFLLLAGRQEDPDTLFFRRRLVIEGDTELGLAVKNLIDSLDPDSLPAWLWSAMHRASRVVQENA; translated from the coding sequence GTGCTGACTCTGGAAACCGGCGCCCTGCGCGCCGCCGATCGACTCCTGCCGCTGGCCGCGCGCGTCCCCTCTGGATTGCAGCGCGCGGTGCTGCAGCGCGCCGCCAACCGGCTGTTCGCCGATGCGCTGGCCGAAGGTGCTTTCGACATACTCGACGGCCACTGGCTGCGCCTGGAGGTAAGCGACCTCGGATTGGCCTGGAGCTTCACCCACGATCGCAACGGCCTGCGCTTCGCCGACGCCTGCTCGCCGAGCGTGACCATCCGCGGAAGCTGGCGCGACTTCCTGCTATTGGCGGGGCGACAGGAGGACCCTGACACGCTGTTCTTCCGCCGGCGCCTGGTGATCGAGGGTGATACCGAACTGGGGCTGGCCGTGAAGAACCTGATCGACAGTCTCGACCCGGACAGCCTGCCGGCCTGGCTGTGGAGCGCCATGCACCGCGCCAGCCGGGTGGTGCAGGAAAACGCCTGA